In Puntigrus tetrazona isolate hp1 chromosome 18, ASM1883169v1, whole genome shotgun sequence, one genomic interval encodes:
- the pnp6 gene encoding purine nucleoside phosphorylase 6 isoform X1, whose translation MSASSECSYSYEEYRETADWLLANTDISPKVAIICGSGLGGLADLLDNKKVFPYNKIPRFPHSTVQGHKGQLVFGELNGKHCVCMQGRFHFYEGYNTATVTYPVRVFFLLGIETLIVTNAAGGLNPKFKVGDIMLIKDHINMPGFAGQHPLCGRNDEKFGVRFPCMSDAYDRDFARIARETAQELGCDSFLQEGVYCMLAGPSYETIAECRVLQMLGADAVGMSTVPEVVVARHCRMRVFGLSLITNKVVTDYNSTEKANHEEVLETTRMRTEVLQKLVSSFVAKM comes from the exons ATGTCGGCATCCAGCGAATGCAG CTACAGCTATGAGGAATACAGAGAAACTGCAGACTGGCTGCTTGCTAACACAGATATCAGTCCCAAAGTGGCGATTATCTGTGGTTCAGGACTTGGCGGATTGGCTGACCTGCTGGACAACAAGAAAGTGTTTCCTTACAACAAAATCCCTCGCTTTCCTCACAGCACTG TGCAAGGACATAAAGGTCAGCTGGTGTTTGGAGAGCTGAATGGAAAGCATTGTGTTTGCATGCAAGGTCGCTTCCACTTCTATGAGGGCTATAACACTGCCACA GTCACATATCCAGTAAGAGTGTTTTTCCTTCTCGGGATTGAGACTCTCATTGTGACCAATGCCGCTGGAGGACTCAATCCGAAATTTAAAGTGGGAGATATCATGTTGATCAAAGACCACATCAATATGCCCGGCTTTGCAGGACAACATCCCCTGTGTGGACGCAACGACGAAAA ATTTGGAGTGCGCTTTCCCTGCATGTCTGACGCTTATGATAGAGACTTTGCACGGATAGCCAGGGAGACGGCCCAAGAACTAGGCTGCGACTCTTTCCTCCAGGAGGGCGTTTACTGCATGCTGGCGGGACCGTCCTATGAGACAATTGCAGAATGCAGGGTTCTACAGATGCTTGGGGCGGATGCTGTGG GTATGAGTACCGTTCCGGAGGTGGTGGTCGCTCGTCACTGCAGGATGCGTGTGTTTGGACTCTCTCTTATTACCAACAAAGTAGTGACCGACTACAACAGCACAGAAAAGGCTAATCATGAGGAGGTGCTGGAAACCACCCGAATGCGAACCGAAGTCCTGCAGAAGCTAGTCAGCAGTTTTGTTGCAAAAATGTAG
- the pnp6 gene encoding purine nucleoside phosphorylase 6 isoform X2: MRNTEKLQTGCLLTQISVPKWRLSVVQDLADWLTCWTTRKCFLTTKSLAFLTALVTYPVRVFFLLGIETLIVTNAAGGLNPKFKVGDIMLIKDHINMPGFAGQHPLCGRNDEKFGVRFPCMSDAYDRDFARIARETAQELGCDSFLQEGVYCMLAGPSYETIAECRVLQMLGADAVGMSTVPEVVVARHCRMRVFGLSLITNKVVTDYNSTEKANHEEVLETTRMRTEVLQKLVSSFVAKM, from the exons ATGAGGAATACAGAGAAACTGCAGACTGGCTGCTTGCTAACACAGATATCAGTCCCAAAGTGGCGATTATCTGTGGTTCAGGACTTGGCGGATTGGCTGACCTGCTGGACAACAAGAAAGTGTTTCCTTACAACAAAATCCCTCGCTTTCCTCACAGCACTG GTCACATATCCAGTAAGAGTGTTTTTCCTTCTCGGGATTGAGACTCTCATTGTGACCAATGCCGCTGGAGGACTCAATCCGAAATTTAAAGTGGGAGATATCATGTTGATCAAAGACCACATCAATATGCCCGGCTTTGCAGGACAACATCCCCTGTGTGGACGCAACGACGAAAA ATTTGGAGTGCGCTTTCCCTGCATGTCTGACGCTTATGATAGAGACTTTGCACGGATAGCCAGGGAGACGGCCCAAGAACTAGGCTGCGACTCTTTCCTCCAGGAGGGCGTTTACTGCATGCTGGCGGGACCGTCCTATGAGACAATTGCAGAATGCAGGGTTCTACAGATGCTTGGGGCGGATGCTGTGG GTATGAGTACCGTTCCGGAGGTGGTGGTCGCTCGTCACTGCAGGATGCGTGTGTTTGGACTCTCTCTTATTACCAACAAAGTAGTGACCGACTACAACAGCACAGAAAAGGCTAATCATGAGGAGGTGCTGGAAACCACCCGAATGCGAACCGAAGTCCTGCAGAAGCTAGTCAGCAGTTTTGTTGCAAAAATGTAG